One genomic window of Ctenopharyngodon idella isolate HZGC_01 chromosome 18, HZGC01, whole genome shotgun sequence includes the following:
- the ube2na gene encoding ubiquitin-conjugating enzyme E2Na: MAGLPRRIIKETQRLLAEPVPGIKAEPDEGNARYFHVVIAGPQDSPFEGGTFKLELFLPEEYPMAAPKVRFMTKIYHPNVDKLGRICLDILKDKWSPALQIRTVLLSIQALLSAPNPDDPLANDVAEQWKTNEAQAIETARTWTRLYAGNNIEV; the protein is encoded by the exons GAAACACAGCGTTTGTTGGCAGAGCCAGTGCCAGGTATAAAGGCAGAGCCAGATGAGGGGAACGCTCGCTACTTCCACGTGGTCATCGCCGGACCTCAAGACTCCCCCTTTGAGGGGGGCACTTTTAAACTTGAACTCTTTCTTCCTGAAGAATATCCCATGGCAGCTCCGAAAGTACGCTTCATGACCAAAATATATCACCCTAATGTAGACAAGCTGGGAAGAATATGTCTAGATATTTTGAAAG ATAAGTGGTCTCCAGCCTTGCAGATCCGCACAGTGCTGCTATCAATCCAGGCATTACTAAGCGCACCCAACCCTGATGATCCTCTAGCAAATGACGTCGCAGAGCAGTGGAAGACTAACGAAGCTCAAGCCATAGAGACAG CCCGAACATGGACCAGGCTTTATGCCGGAAACAATATTGAAGTCTAG